One genomic segment of Vicia villosa cultivar HV-30 ecotype Madison, WI unplaced genomic scaffold, Vvil1.0 ctg.006807F_1_1, whole genome shotgun sequence includes these proteins:
- the LOC131643056 gene encoding uncharacterized protein LOC131643056, protein MANSVTVNKKTTKHTFSCSFYREDITPLVRLSTRVTGQNLDEFRKTYGHILLMLTTRIDEWGLYTLLQFYDSELRCFTFQDYQLAPTLEEYAHILQIKVPHKDNWKPNGGTHGFYVKFLMREAETLADKEKWKEFNALLAVMIYGLVMFPNIPNFVDLTAICLFMDQNPVPTLLADTYYAIHSRYGKKGSVGGCLPILYEWFSSHLPKSGAFVTTRDSQKWPQRIMGLTANDIVWYHLRTDIEQVITRCGSFGNVPLIGTKGVINYNPKLALRQLGFALKDKPLEKEIFESVCFEKGTDPEGLEKVRSAWNKIHTEDRTTLGGKNAIAKKAYTEWVEERVKERLLPFPKVSPLYEQPPEILTATVPAEEYNQVHVENIRLREKGEDAKIKYFLVDQKRAELAHERVAIQKKLEEEVTQRMAVETQLKGSHLRSARLTEENAKLRNQIAEMESTSEKNTLPDCKGCESLVAHCDMLDGQLFRKDVVIQSFVKGRDREVTKKMFDETKKWSDEHFKQGGPLFYTQMD, encoded by the exons ATGGCTAACAGTGTGACCGTCAACAAAAAGACTACGAAGCATACCTTCTCTTGCAGTTTCTACCGTGAGGATATAACACCTTTGGTTCGATTGAGCACCCGAGTTACTGGGCAAAATTTGGATGAATTCAGAAAGACTTATGGCCACATTCTGCTTATGTTAACTACTCGTATTGATGAGTGGGGTCTCTACACTCTTCTTCAGTTTTATGATTCTGAGCTGCGCTGCTTTACCTTTCAAGATTACCAACTAGCCCCTACCCTCGAAGAGTACGCACACATTCTTCAAATCAAAGTTCCACATAAG gataactggaagcctaatggtgggaCCCATGGATTCTATGTGAAATTTCTGATGAGGGAAGCTGAAACCCTTGCTGATAAGGAAAAgtggaaagaattcaatgctctccTGGCCGTCATGATCTATGGATTAGTGATGTTTCCGAATATTCCAAATTTTGTTGATCTCACTGCCATTTGTCTCTTCATGGATCAAAATCCTGTACCCACTCTGTTGGCCGACACTTATTATGCCATCCATTCTAGGTACGGAAAAAAGGGATCAGTTGGGGGTTGTTTGCCAATACTGTACGAATGGTTTTCTTCACATTTGCCTAAAAGCGGAGCATTTGTCACTACAAGAGATTCACAAAAGTGGCCCCAAAGGATTATGGGACTTACTGCAAATGATATTGTTTGGTATCACCTCCGAACGGACATCGAGCAAGTTATAACCAGATGTGGAAGTTTTGGCAATGTTCCTCTCATAGGGACAAAAGGAGTTATCAACTATAATCCGAAGCTAGCACTGCGCCAGTTGGGTTTTGCACTGAAGGACAAGCCTTTGGAAAAAGAGATATTTGAGTCcgtttgttttgaaaaaggaaCCGATCCAGAAGGTTTGGAGAAAGTGAGGAGTGCGTGGAACAAAATTCATACAGAAGACCGAACTACTTTGGGGGGAAAGAATGCCATTGCTAAGAAAGCTTATACtgaatgggttgaagaaagaGTTAAGGAGCGCCTgctgcctttcccgaaggttagccCTCTATATGAACAACCACCTGAGATTTTAACTGCCACTGTACCAGCTGAGGAGTACAACCAAGTACATGTGGAGAATATCAGGTTGCGAGAAAAAGGGGAAGACGCTAAAATAAAGTACTTCTTGGTGGATCAGAAGAGGgctgaattagcacatgag AGGGTAGCAATCcagaagaagcttgaagaggaaGTTACTCAAAGGATGGCCGTGGAGACACAACTTAAAGGTAGTCATCTCCGTtccgctcgactaacagaagagaatgcAAAGCTCAGAAACCAGATAGCAGAAATGGAAAGTACATCTGAAAAGAATACCCTCCCTGATTGCAAAGGATGTGAGAGCTTGGTGGCCCACTGTGATATGTTAGATGGGCAGTTGTTTCGCAAAGATGTGGTGATTCAAAGTTTTGTCAAAGGAAGAGACCGAGAAGTGACTAAGAagatgtttgatgaaactaagaagtggagcgacgagcaCTTTAAACAAGGAGGACCTTTGTTTTACACCCAGATGGATTAG